One part of the Nostoc sp. PCC 7120 = FACHB-418 genome encodes these proteins:
- a CDS encoding Uma2 family endonuclease, with amino-acid sequence METLTLNVPPAVGLTDEQFYQLCIANDEWRIELTAEGELIIMPPTGGESGIRNANLTTDLNLWNRQAKLGKVFDSSTEFRLPNGAFRSPDAAWVKLERWEALTSEQRRRFPPLCPDFVIELRSETDSLKKLRAKMQEYRDNGARLGFLIDPKTPLVEIYRSDAEVETINFSADQPPQLSGEDILPGFILDLAFILNP; translated from the coding sequence ATGGAAACTCTCACCCTCAACGTACCACCAGCCGTAGGTTTAACGGATGAGCAGTTTTATCAACTGTGCATAGCCAATGACGAATGGCGAATTGAATTGACGGCAGAAGGAGAATTAATCATTATGCCCCCAACAGGCGGCGAAAGCGGCATTAGAAACGCTAATTTAACAACAGATTTAAACTTATGGAATCGACAAGCCAAACTCGGTAAAGTATTTGATTCATCAACAGAATTTCGCTTACCAAATGGTGCTTTTCGTTCCCCTGATGCGGCTTGGGTGAAACTAGAACGCTGGGAAGCATTGACAAGTGAACAAAGGCGACGCTTTCCGCCACTATGTCCCGATTTTGTGATTGAACTGCGATCGGAAACTGACTCTTTAAAGAAATTGCGTGCCAAAATGCAGGAGTATCGGGATAATGGCGCTCGTTTGGGTTTTCTCATTGACCCAAAAACACCCTTAGTAGAAATTTATCGCTCTGATGCTGAGGTAGAAACGATCAATTTTTCGGCTGACCAACCGCCCCAACTTTCCGGCGAAGATATATTACCTGGGTTTATCTTAGATTTGGCTTTCATCCTCAATCCATAA
- a CDS encoding salt stress protein, Slr1339 family — protein sequence MDALDKLLSQIKAEYENGQTQQPNIFKSFSPSEPKSSSMMDNLLAEVQADIAAEDAAEELRKQQELEQERLRQEQIKAKQREALKQQAQNWLEKLDPFSPEGLWFERFAESYPSKLEAAIEYLQSN from the coding sequence ATGGATGCTCTAGACAAGCTGTTATCTCAAATCAAAGCTGAATACGAGAACGGACAAACACAACAACCAAATATATTCAAATCCTTCAGTCCTTCTGAACCTAAGTCATCATCCATGATGGATAATCTTTTGGCCGAGGTTCAAGCAGATATTGCTGCTGAAGATGCGGCTGAGGAACTGAGAAAACAGCAAGAACTAGAACAAGAAAGACTTCGACAAGAACAAATCAAAGCTAAACAGCGAGAGGCTTTAAAACAGCAAGCACAAAATTGGTTAGAAAAACTAGACCCCTTTTCTCCAGAAGGACTTTGGTTTGAAAGATTTGCTGAAAGCTACCCCTCTAAATTAGAAGCAGCAATTGAATATTTGCAAAGTAACTAA
- a CDS encoding potassium channel family protein → MYVLIGGAGLVGLTLAQKLVELGHTVAIIDVDHTACRYAREQVGAMAFEGSAVSTEVLLEAGIRKADALAAVLRNDALNLAMVMLAKHYGVSHILSRMRHADFAQPLRLAGANHVISTVELSVSTMVNAIEYPQVESMMHFEQGQIEVLKISIPNSCYVANRSLAEIAQDSRFPSGSLIIGYQPHPHEDLVIPNGSTVLESGSTILIATKPGSLHQVIDFIEGCK, encoded by the coding sequence ATGTACGTACTGATTGGTGGAGCCGGCTTAGTGGGGTTAACCCTGGCGCAAAAACTGGTGGAACTGGGGCATACTGTTGCCATAATTGATGTTGACCATACCGCTTGCCGTTACGCTCGTGAACAAGTAGGAGCAATGGCGTTTGAAGGTAGTGCGGTGAGTACAGAAGTATTGTTAGAAGCGGGAATCCGTAAAGCTGATGCTTTGGCGGCTGTTCTCAGAAATGATGCTTTAAATTTAGCCATGGTAATGCTGGCTAAACACTACGGTGTTTCCCATATTCTGTCACGGATGCGCCATGCCGATTTTGCTCAACCATTGCGTCTGGCAGGCGCTAATCATGTTATTAGTACTGTTGAACTGTCAGTTTCCACGATGGTGAATGCGATCGAGTATCCACAAGTAGAATCAATGATGCACTTTGAGCAAGGACAGATTGAGGTTTTAAAAATTTCTATTCCCAACAGTTGTTATGTAGCCAATCGTAGCCTAGCTGAAATTGCTCAAGATTCTCGCTTTCCCTCAGGTTCCCTCATTATTGGCTACCAACCCCACCCCCACGAAGATTTGGTAATTCCTAATGGTAGTACTGTACTAGAATCGGGTTCAACTATATTAATTGCAACCAAACCAGGTTCTCTGCATCAAGTGATTGACTTTATCGAAGGATGTAAATAG
- a CDS encoding sulfite exporter TauE/SafE family protein: MNSILICLILGLIAGIVSGMTGIGGGIIILPALIFLLGFSQQQAQGTTLALLVPPIDLLAAWVYYKQGYVDIKVAAIICLGFILGGWLGAKVGTNLPTGTLSKIFAVLMIIGALKVLFTNPAEGI; this comes from the coding sequence ATGAATAGCATTTTAATTTGCCTAATCTTGGGATTAATTGCAGGAATTGTCAGTGGGATGACAGGTATCGGTGGCGGCATAATTATCTTACCTGCTCTGATTTTTTTATTAGGATTCTCCCAGCAGCAAGCGCAAGGTACTACATTAGCATTATTAGTACCACCAATTGATTTATTAGCAGCTTGGGTCTACTACAAACAAGGATATGTTGATATAAAAGTAGCCGCAATCATTTGTTTAGGATTTATTTTAGGTGGCTGGTTAGGCGCAAAAGTAGGAACAAATTTACCAACTGGAACCTTAAGTAAAATATTCGCTGTTCTGATGATTATCGGTGCGCTCAAAGTTTTATTTACAAATCCAGCCGAGGGAATATAA
- a CDS encoding vWA domain-containing protein, with protein sequence MLENRDYTLVIDHSASMAKPDGNSENSKWQAIQESTFALARKCEEFDSDGITVYLFSKTFQRYDYVNSAKVKQLFAENSPSETTNLVGVLQDAINSYFQRKSLGKTKPAGEVILVITDGAPVDSQAVCEVIIKATHLVESANELRISIIQVGSDSHATKFLKALDDHLQSVGAKFDICDTITLDELEITNLSDVLMKAITD encoded by the coding sequence ATGTTAGAAAATCGTGATTACACCCTAGTTATCGACCACAGTGCCAGCATGGCCAAGCCAGATGGCAATAGTGAAAATAGCAAATGGCAAGCCATACAGGAATCGACTTTTGCTTTAGCTCGTAAATGTGAGGAGTTCGATTCTGATGGTATTACTGTCTATTTATTTTCTAAAACTTTTCAGCGTTACGATTATGTAAATTCGGCCAAAGTTAAACAGTTATTTGCAGAAAATTCCCCCAGCGAAACCACAAATCTAGTTGGCGTACTTCAGGATGCCATCAATAGTTACTTTCAACGCAAATCTCTGGGTAAAACAAAGCCCGCAGGAGAAGTCATCTTAGTGATTACAGATGGCGCACCAGTTGATAGTCAAGCTGTATGTGAAGTCATAATTAAAGCGACTCATCTTGTGGAAAGTGCTAATGAATTGAGAATTTCCATTATTCAAGTAGGTTCGGATTCCCACGCGACTAAGTTTCTTAAAGCTTTGGATGATCACCTGCAAAGTGTTGGTGCTAAGTTTGATATTTGTGACACCATCACTTTGGATGAATTAGAAATAACTAATTTATCAGATGTGCTAATGAAGGCAATCACTGACTAG
- a CDS encoding winged helix-turn-helix transcriptional regulator has translation MKAEAQKDEKLTCEVETTLKVIGGRWKVLIIRELMLGVKRFGELQRALPGITQKMLTQQLREMEDDGIIHRQVYAQIPPKVEYSLTPVGVSLQPILYAMHEWGVKHLANK, from the coding sequence ATGAAAGCTGAAGCACAAAAAGATGAAAAGCTAACTTGTGAAGTGGAAACCACTTTGAAGGTAATTGGCGGACGCTGGAAGGTTTTAATTATCAGAGAATTGATGTTGGGTGTAAAACGATTTGGGGAATTGCAGCGAGCCTTACCCGGAATTACACAAAAGATGCTTACCCAACAACTCCGGGAAATGGAAGACGACGGGATCATACATCGACAAGTTTATGCACAAATCCCCCCAAAGGTAGAATATTCTTTAACACCTGTGGGGGTAAGCTTACAGCCAATTCTCTATGCTATGCACGAATGGGGTGTAAAGCATTTAGCAAACAAATAA
- a CDS encoding type II toxin-antitoxin system Phd/YefM family antitoxin — protein MIDPVSATEARAKFQEIINRVEYGKERILIERHGKPVVAVIGLDDLKRLETLEDAIDSAQLREAIAQNAGFTTLEAVIAQHTHE, from the coding sequence ATGATAGATCCTGTTAGCGCTACCGAAGCCCGTGCCAAATTCCAAGAAATTATCAATCGGGTAGAGTACGGAAAAGAGCGCATCTTGATAGAACGCCACGGTAAGCCAGTTGTAGCGGTAATTGGACTGGATGACTTAAAACGCCTAGAAACTCTAGAAGATGCCATAGACTCGGCTCAGTTGAGAGAAGCTATTGCACAAAACGCAGGTTTCACAACTTTAGAAGCCGTGATTGCTCAACATACTCATGAGTGA
- a CDS encoding FMN-dependent NADH-azoreductase, translating into MANILHIDSSPRGDRSISRKLSYEFITSWKDTHPGDTVTYRDLGHNPVPHVDEPWIAAAFSSPESHTPELKTAIELSDTLIDEFLAADRLVFGVPMYNLNIPSTFKAYIDQIVRAGKTFTVDANGYKGLVDSSKKVLIITSRGGSYPPGTPYAAYDYQEPYLRAILGFMGLTDVTFIHAESLNMGEDAREKSLAGAKDAIAQAVANW; encoded by the coding sequence ATGGCAAATATCCTCCATATTGATTCTAGCCCTCGTGGCGATCGCTCTATATCCCGTAAACTCTCTTACGAGTTCATCACATCTTGGAAAGATACCCATCCTGGTGATACCGTAACTTACCGGGATTTAGGTCACAACCCTGTTCCCCATGTAGATGAACCCTGGATTGCGGCGGCGTTTTCTTCACCAGAATCACACACCCCTGAGCTAAAAACAGCAATAGAGCTGTCTGATACCCTCATTGATGAATTTCTCGCCGCCGATCGCTTGGTTTTTGGCGTACCGATGTATAACTTAAATATACCTTCGACTTTCAAGGCGTATATCGACCAAATAGTTCGTGCAGGCAAAACCTTTACTGTTGATGCAAACGGCTATAAAGGTTTAGTTGATAGCAGCAAAAAAGTACTGATTATTACATCCCGTGGTGGTAGTTATCCACCAGGAACACCCTATGCAGCCTATGACTATCAAGAACCTTATCTCCGTGCTATCTTAGGGTTCATGGGACTAACAGATGTTACCTTCATCCATGCTGAGTCCTTGAACATGGGCGAAGATGCTCGTGAAAAATCTCTCGCAGGTGCGAAAGATGCGATCGCTCAAGCTGTAGCTAACTGGTAG
- a CDS encoding M20 family metallopeptidase, producing the protein MLTLIKDLATKLAPRLIEIRRHIHSHPELSGQEYQTAAFVAGVLSSSGLRVQEGVGKTGVVGELQVTEENHSFLAIRTDMDALPIQERTGLEYASRTDGIMHACGHDIHTTVGLGAAMVLSQMTEELSGNVRFLFQPAEEIAQGASWMVADGAIKDVSAILGIHVFPSIPAGSIGVRYGALTAAADDLEILIIGESGHGARPHEAIDAIWIASQVITSLQQAISRTQNPLRPVVLTIGKITGGRAPNVIADKVQLLGTVRSLHPETRAQLPNWIERIVANVCHSYGARYQVNYRQGVPGVYNDYALTQLFQSAGEEAWTSDRVQVLPEPSLGAEDFSVYLEHIPGSMFRLGVGYPERIINHPLHHPEFEVDESAIVTGVVTMAYAACKYLRG; encoded by the coding sequence ATGCTCACCCTTATTAAAGACTTAGCCACAAAACTAGCGCCTCGCCTCATTGAAATTCGCCGTCACATCCACTCTCATCCCGAACTTAGTGGTCAAGAATATCAAACTGCTGCCTTTGTGGCTGGTGTCTTATCTTCCAGTGGTCTGCGTGTACAAGAAGGTGTTGGTAAAACTGGTGTAGTTGGTGAATTACAAGTTACTGAGGAAAATCATAGTTTCTTGGCAATTCGCACCGATATGGATGCCTTGCCTATTCAAGAACGTACTGGTTTAGAATATGCCTCACGGACGGATGGCATAATGCACGCTTGTGGTCATGATATCCACACTACAGTAGGTTTAGGGGCGGCAATGGTACTGTCCCAAATGACAGAGGAATTGAGTGGAAATGTGCGGTTTTTATTCCAGCCTGCGGAAGAAATTGCTCAAGGTGCAAGCTGGATGGTGGCAGATGGGGCAATCAAGGATGTTTCCGCTATTTTAGGTATTCATGTTTTCCCTTCGATTCCGGCTGGCTCGATTGGAGTGCGTTATGGGGCTTTAACGGCGGCGGCGGATGATTTAGAGATTTTGATTATTGGTGAATCTGGACATGGTGCGCGTCCCCATGAGGCGATTGATGCCATTTGGATCGCTTCCCAGGTGATTACTAGTTTGCAACAAGCCATTAGCCGTACCCAGAACCCCTTACGTCCGGTGGTGTTGACCATTGGGAAAATTACTGGTGGGAGAGCGCCGAATGTAATTGCTGATAAAGTACAGTTGTTGGGAACAGTGCGATCGCTCCACCCAGAAACCCGCGCCCAACTCCCCAACTGGATTGAAAGAATCGTTGCCAATGTCTGTCATTCTTACGGGGCGCGTTATCAAGTTAATTATCGCCAAGGTGTCCCCGGTGTCTACAATGATTATGCTCTTACCCAGTTGTTTCAATCAGCAGGAGAAGAAGCTTGGACAAGCGATCGCGTCCAGGTATTACCCGAACCTTCTTTGGGTGCAGAAGATTTTTCTGTGTACTTAGAACACATCCCTGGTTCAATGTTTCGCTTAGGTGTAGGCTACCCTGAGCGAATTATCAATCATCCCTTACATCACCCTGAATTTGAAGTCGATGAATCTGCGATCGTCACAGGAGTAGTAACTATGGCTTACGCTGCTTGCAAGTATCTACGAGGATGA
- a CDS encoding vWA domain-containing protein, protein MMSDRDYTLIIDKSGSMSTPDQAGGRSRWEIAQESTLALARKCEQFDPDGITVYLFSGKFKRYDDVTSAKVAQIFLENDPAGTTNLAGVLQDALNNYFQRKAAGKTKPNGETILVITDGEPDDRKAVFETIIHATRQMERDEELGISMIQVGSDAQATKFLKALDDQLQSVGAKFDICDTITLEDLEDMSLADVLMNAITD, encoded by the coding sequence ATGATGAGCGATCGCGACTACACACTAATCATCGACAAAAGTGGTAGTATGTCTACCCCCGATCAAGCTGGTGGTAGAAGCAGATGGGAGATAGCCCAAGAGTCAACCCTAGCTTTAGCCAGGAAGTGCGAACAGTTTGACCCAGATGGCATTACTGTTTATCTATTTTCTGGCAAATTTAAACGTTACGACGATGTTACCTCAGCTAAGGTCGCCCAGATATTTTTAGAAAATGACCCAGCCGGAACAACGAACTTAGCAGGCGTACTGCAAGATGCCTTGAATAACTACTTTCAACGCAAAGCTGCGGGTAAAACTAAACCCAATGGCGAAACAATTTTAGTAATTACTGATGGCGAACCAGACGACCGCAAAGCCGTATTTGAAACCATCATTCATGCTACCCGCCAGATGGAACGCGACGAGGAATTGGGTATCTCCATGATTCAAGTTGGTTCAGATGCTCAAGCTACTAAGTTTCTCAAAGCTTTAGATGATCAATTACAAAGCGTTGGTGCTAAATTCGATATTTGCGATACCATCACCCTGGAAGATTTAGAAGACATGAGTCTTGCAGATGTGTTAATGAATGCAATTACTGATTAG
- a CDS encoding alternative oxidase has translation MIRLLVGILVFVINTVYRDRPYPRFYVLETVARVPYFSYLSVLHLYETLGWWRKADWLKVHFAESWNELHHLLIMESLGGAGFWGDRFLAKTAALIYYWIIIAVYFVSPHSAYNFMEQVEQHAYSSYDKFLTTHEAELKTQPAPEVAKTYYRDGDLYMFDEFQTAHSPSERRPNIDNLYDVFVAIRDDEMEHVKTMVACQQTNAKYSLKSPHNPEAKTVVLTNAQMNTQV, from the coding sequence ATGATCCGCTTATTAGTTGGTATTTTAGTATTTGTCATTAATACAGTTTATCGCGATCGCCCCTATCCTCGCTTTTATGTACTAGAAACCGTGGCGCGAGTGCCTTATTTTTCTTATCTGTCGGTTTTACACCTGTACGAAACCCTGGGATGGTGGCGTAAAGCAGACTGGCTAAAAGTTCACTTTGCCGAGTCTTGGAATGAGTTGCATCACTTGTTGATTATGGAGTCTTTGGGAGGTGCAGGTTTTTGGGGCGATCGCTTTTTAGCTAAGACAGCTGCTTTAATTTATTATTGGATTATTATTGCGGTATATTTTGTCTCTCCCCATTCTGCCTATAACTTTATGGAACAGGTGGAACAACACGCTTACAGCAGCTATGACAAATTTCTCACAACTCACGAAGCAGAGTTAAAAACACAGCCAGCTCCTGAGGTAGCAAAAACATACTATCGTGACGGAGATCTGTATATGTTTGATGAATTTCAAACAGCTCACTCTCCTTCGGAACGTCGTCCCAACATCGATAATCTTTATGATGTGTTTGTAGCCATCCGTGATGATGAAATGGAACACGTAAAAACGATGGTGGCTTGTCAACAGACTAATGCTAAATACTCCCTCAAGAGTCCTCATAACCCAGAAGCTAAAACAGTAGTATTAACAAATGCTCAGATGAATACGCAAGTATAA
- a CDS encoding Rieske 2Fe-2S domain-containing protein: MTTETKLQGNSQNENLLDNATEEQSSKEENIFQWTKQWYPVAVVEFLDPSRPHAMQLLGKDIVLWRDGSSQWRCFEDFCPHRLAPLSEGRVEADGTLLCAYHAWRFDAEGNCVSIPQSKDEQTAAKNCESQKSCAVVYPTQERQGLLWVWAEAGEQAKVESQLQTPRIVPELEDNSGKVIKSPWNFRDLPYGWDYFMENVSDPAHVPVSHHGIIGDRYQDAKFYDMIPIRHISTQDGFAFEIQPTQGNTVQAIHDFQPPCYMRIASTSEDGGQLILALYATPTRPGWCRHIGCQVFVKNPQGKKPQGLSFFGLPLPVWLVHVLASLFLHQDMVFLHYQEKIIAQRRNGKWLNAVYTPNPQDKMVITLRQWWENRAGGGIPWAEGYSSDIPPAEKDKQKLFDVWTTHTQHCTVCQDALKNINRLTVLAYISAAVCLFLAVILDARSVAMQAALGASIFTVPPVEFWLALGGGILLAVVGYQLKRFSRLFYVYEFEHSRND, translated from the coding sequence ATGACCACTGAAACCAAGCTGCAAGGGAATTCCCAGAACGAAAATTTATTAGACAACGCAACTGAAGAACAATCATCAAAAGAAGAAAATATCTTCCAATGGACAAAGCAGTGGTATCCAGTAGCGGTGGTAGAGTTCCTTGATCCTAGCCGTCCTCATGCTATGCAATTATTAGGTAAAGATATTGTTCTGTGGCGGGATGGTTCTAGTCAATGGCGCTGCTTTGAAGATTTTTGTCCCCATAGACTTGCACCACTTTCAGAAGGTCGAGTCGAAGCAGATGGTACGCTTTTATGTGCTTACCATGCTTGGCGTTTTGATGCTGAAGGTAACTGTGTGAGTATACCCCAGTCAAAAGACGAACAGACGGCGGCAAAGAACTGCGAAAGTCAAAAATCCTGTGCAGTAGTTTATCCGACGCAGGAACGCCAGGGGCTACTGTGGGTATGGGCGGAAGCAGGAGAACAAGCCAAGGTAGAAAGCCAATTGCAGACACCGCGAATTGTTCCAGAACTAGAAGATAACTCAGGTAAAGTCATAAAATCACCTTGGAATTTCCGCGACTTACCCTATGGGTGGGACTATTTCATGGAAAATGTCTCAGATCCTGCTCATGTACCTGTTTCCCACCACGGCATCATAGGCGATCGCTACCAGGATGCCAAATTCTACGATATGATTCCTATACGCCACATATCTACCCAAGATGGGTTTGCCTTTGAAATTCAGCCAACACAAGGCAATACAGTACAAGCAATTCACGATTTTCAACCACCTTGTTACATGAGAATAGCTTCTACCTCTGAGGATGGTGGACAGTTAATTTTGGCTTTGTATGCTACGCCAACTCGTCCTGGTTGGTGTCGCCACATTGGTTGTCAAGTTTTCGTCAAAAATCCCCAAGGAAAGAAACCCCAAGGATTATCTTTCTTTGGACTACCACTACCCGTTTGGTTGGTTCATGTATTAGCATCCTTATTTCTGCACCAAGATATGGTATTTCTGCATTACCAAGAAAAAATTATTGCCCAGAGAAGAAACGGTAAATGGCTGAACGCTGTATATACACCCAATCCTCAAGACAAGATGGTGATTACATTGCGTCAGTGGTGGGAAAACCGAGCTGGTGGTGGTATACCTTGGGCGGAAGGATATAGCAGCGATATACCTCCAGCTGAAAAAGACAAGCAAAAGCTATTTGATGTCTGGACAACCCACACTCAACATTGTACAGTTTGCCAAGATGCGCTAAAAAACATCAATCGTCTGACTGTACTAGCTTATATATCTGCGGCTGTCTGCTTGTTTCTAGCTGTGATTTTAGATGCCAGATCTGTGGCAATGCAAGCGGCTTTAGGTGCATCTATATTCACAGTACCTCCGGTAGAATTTTGGTTAGCACTTGGGGGCGGTATTTTGTTGGCAGTAGTTGGATATCAACTCAAAAGATTTAGTCGGCTATTTTATGTATACGAATTTGAACACTCTCGTAATGATTAA
- a CDS encoding type II toxin-antitoxin system RelE family toxin, with protein MSDRYTLRIARTAEKDLLDLQPKQFKQVVSKILSLQGTPRPQDCKALKGYEGGYRVDQGEYRILYTIDDETQLVDVFRVGKRNDDEVYQNL; from the coding sequence ATGAGTGACCGTTATACATTAAGAATTGCCAGAACCGCCGAAAAAGACCTGTTGGACTTACAACCCAAACAGTTCAAACAAGTTGTTTCTAAAATTCTCTCTCTCCAAGGAACACCCAGGCCACAAGACTGTAAAGCCCTCAAAGGTTATGAGGGTGGATACCGTGTTGACCAGGGTGAGTATAGAATTCTCTACACCATTGATGACGAAACCCAATTAGTAGATGTGTTTCGTGTCGGTAAACGCAACGATGATGAAGTGTATCAAAATTTATGA
- a CDS encoding vWA domain-containing protein, which yields MLENRDYTLIIDKSGSMATPDQKGGRNRWVTAQESTLALASKCEQFDPDGITLYVFSGRFKRYENVTSAKVNQIFQENDPSGTTDLAAVLKHATDDYFQRKGAGKTKPNGETILVVTDGEPDDRKAVMRVIIEASRRMDKDEELAISFIQVGSDAQATRFLKVLDDELQGAGAKFDICDTVTMEDMEDLSLSEVLLNAITD from the coding sequence ATGCTAGAAAATCGTGATTACACTCTCATTATCGATAAAAGTGGTAGTATGGCTACCCCTGATCAAAAAGGTGGTAGGAATAGATGGGTAACGGCACAAGAATCTACCTTGGCGTTAGCTAGTAAATGCGAACAATTTGATCCAGATGGCATTACATTATATGTTTTTTCTGGCAGGTTTAAGCGCTATGAAAATGTAACTTCTGCCAAAGTTAATCAAATTTTCCAAGAAAATGACCCATCTGGAACGACTGATTTAGCTGCTGTGCTAAAACACGCAACTGATGATTACTTTCAACGCAAAGGTGCTGGCAAAACTAAGCCCAATGGTGAGACAATTTTAGTAGTTACTGATGGTGAACCAGACGATCGCAAAGCCGTGATGAGGGTCATCATCGAAGCCTCCCGCCGCATGGATAAAGATGAAGAATTAGCCATTTCCTTCATTCAAGTCGGCTCAGATGCTCAAGCAACCCGCTTCCTCAAGGTCTTAGATGATGAGTTGCAAGGTGCTGGTGCTAAATTTGATATCTGTGACACCGTTACAATGGAAGATATGGAAGATTTGAGTCTTTCTGAAGTGCTACTTAATGCTATTACAGATTAG
- a CDS encoding B12-binding domain-containing radical SAM protein produces MKALLLYPRFPQSFWSYDRFIEIAGLKALLPPLGIITVAALLPKDWEIKFCDRNVNLETEADWEWCDLVILSAMLVQKPDFHALIQKAVRLGKKVAVGGPYPTSIPQDALNSGAHYLILDEGELTIPQFLEALNQGQEQGIFRSPEKPDVSQSPMPRFDLLQRDAYLMMAIQFSRGCPFNCEFCDIITLYGRKPRTKEPQQTIAELQTLYDLGWRGSLFIVDDNFIGNQRNVKRLLQELIPWMKQHNYPFTFITEASVNLAEDEEMLQLMNEAGFYAVFLGIETPDQDSLQVTQKLQNTRNPLVEACRKINEAGMLIYAGFILGFDGERPGAGERIQAFVEQTNIPQPMLGILQALPNTALWTRLQKEQRLLENQGIGGTEVGDQNTLMNFIPTRSIDAIAREYVDGLWTLYEPSNYLRRCFQQCLSIGVSSKRKQTMQFSPGQGLRLVAQLIWHQGLRRPEIRWQFWQQLWTILVKKPQVLNMYLGLCAAGEHFWEYRTLARERITQQLGYDPLKVSVLPKPELMLTK; encoded by the coding sequence ATGAAAGCACTATTGCTCTATCCTCGGTTCCCTCAGTCTTTTTGGTCGTATGACCGCTTTATAGAAATTGCTGGACTCAAAGCTCTCTTGCCCCCATTGGGGATTATTACAGTTGCAGCACTGCTACCAAAGGACTGGGAAATTAAATTTTGCGATCGCAACGTCAATCTGGAAACAGAAGCGGATTGGGAGTGGTGTGACCTCGTTATCCTTTCGGCAATGCTAGTGCAGAAACCAGATTTTCATGCCCTAATTCAAAAAGCAGTGCGCTTAGGTAAAAAAGTAGCAGTTGGTGGCCCTTACCCAACATCAATCCCCCAAGATGCCTTGAACTCTGGAGCGCATTATTTAATTCTGGATGAGGGGGAATTGACAATTCCCCAGTTTCTGGAAGCCCTCAACCAAGGTCAAGAACAAGGAATCTTTCGCTCCCCGGAAAAACCTGATGTTAGCCAAAGCCCGATGCCCCGTTTTGACTTGCTACAACGGGATGCTTACTTGATGATGGCTATTCAGTTTTCTCGCGGTTGCCCCTTCAATTGCGAGTTTTGCGATATTATTACACTCTACGGTCGCAAACCACGTACAAAAGAGCCTCAGCAAACCATAGCTGAGTTACAGACTCTTTATGATTTAGGCTGGCGAGGGTCACTGTTCATAGTTGATGACAACTTTATTGGCAATCAGCGTAACGTCAAACGCCTCCTGCAAGAGTTAATTCCTTGGATGAAGCAGCATAATTATCCCTTCACCTTCATCACAGAAGCTTCTGTGAACTTAGCCGAAGATGAAGAAATGTTGCAATTAATGAATGAAGCAGGTTTTTATGCAGTTTTTCTTGGCATAGAAACTCCTGACCAAGACAGTTTGCAAGTCACACAAAAACTGCAAAATACTCGCAATCCACTTGTGGAAGCCTGTCGCAAGATCAATGAAGCCGGAATGCTGATTTATGCAGGGTTTATCCTTGGTTTTGATGGAGAACGCCCAGGAGCAGGAGAACGAATCCAAGCTTTTGTAGAACAAACCAATATTCCTCAACCGATGTTGGGTATCCTTCAAGCTTTGCCCAATACTGCTTTGTGGACTCGTCTACAAAAAGAGCAGCGTTTATTAGAGAATCAGGGTATTGGTGGTACTGAAGTGGGAGACCAAAATACCTTAATGAATTTTATTCCCACCCGTTCCATCGATGCGATCGCTAGAGAGTATGTAGACGGCTTGTGGACATTATACGAACCCAGCAACTATCTCCGGCGATGTTTTCAGCAATGTCTGAGTATTGGCGTGTCTTCAAAGCGAAAGCAAACAATGCAATTTTCTCCGGGTCAGGGATTGCGGCTCGTTGCTCAATTAATCTGGCATCAGGGCTTACGACGACCGGAAATTCGCTGGCAGTTTTGGCAACAACTCTGGACGATTCTGGTGAAAAAGCCTCAAGTTCTCAATATGTATTTAGGTCTATGCGCTGCGGGAGAACATTTTTGGGAATACCGCACTTTAGCGAGGGAACGGATTACTCAACAATTAGGCTACGACCCACTCAAAGTCTCTGTTTTACCTAAGCCAGAACTGATGCTGACCAAATAG